In Saccharothrix syringae, the following are encoded in one genomic region:
- a CDS encoding response regulator transcription factor yields the protein MKVLIVDDQALIRDGLVTICERLPDVEVVGTAADGQQAVAAVAATAPDVVLMDLRMPRVDGIEATREITASHPGTHVVVLTTYSDDESIHAALAAGALGYLTKDAGREDIDRALRAAARGQALLDPAVHARLVDLARGRAVEQPDSPPDGLTAREAEVLTHLARGLSNREIARVLFISEPTVKTHVNRIFAKTGSRDRAQAVGYAHEHGLV from the coding sequence GTGAAGGTGCTCATCGTCGACGACCAGGCGCTGATCCGCGACGGCCTGGTCACCATCTGCGAGCGCCTGCCCGACGTCGAGGTGGTCGGCACCGCCGCGGACGGGCAGCAGGCGGTGGCCGCCGTCGCCGCCACCGCACCCGACGTCGTGCTGATGGACCTGCGCATGCCCCGCGTGGACGGCATCGAGGCCACCCGCGAGATCACCGCGAGCCACCCCGGCACGCACGTCGTGGTGCTCACCACCTACAGCGACGACGAGTCCATCCACGCCGCCCTCGCCGCCGGCGCCCTGGGCTACCTGACCAAGGACGCCGGCCGGGAGGACATCGACCGCGCCCTGCGCGCCGCCGCACGGGGGCAGGCCCTGCTCGACCCCGCCGTCCACGCCCGCCTGGTGGACCTCGCCCGCGGCCGTGCCGTCGAACAGCCGGACTCCCCACCCGACGGCCTGACCGCCCGCGAGGCCGAAGTGCTCACCCACCTGGCGCGCGGCCTGTCCAACCGCGAGATCGCCCGGGTCTTGTTCATCAGCGAACCCACGGTCAAGACGCACGTCAACCGGATCTTCGCCAAGACCGGCAGCCGCGACCGCGCCCAGGCCGTCGGCTACGCCCACGAGCACGGGCTGGTCTGA
- a CDS encoding sensor histidine kinase → MTGDRVFRVLLVLVGGVALLYGVVRTAGPDLGGVGLLGTVAIGVGWAGWLLGPRVRIPVVLSLGVLAAGGGLVAVLSPLGPVVVGLAALFAATALDPVVAAGIAGVGLACAAVTGHALAPPAGAAAGALAGLLIGTVRRQRRAREHQAAELARARERAELERGRAELLAERNRIAREVHDVLAHTLSAVSVQLTAVDALVADGAGATAVRAGLDRTRRLVVEGLVETRRAVRALRDEPVALADQLAALTRDDGAALRVDGTARPLPPAAGLALLRVAQEALTNARKHAPGGEVTVHLVFGERTARVRVTNTAPDGPGALAPTGGGYGLTGLAERVDLLGGSFTTGPEDGGWRVEAEVPA, encoded by the coding sequence GTGACGGGTGATCGGGTGTTCCGGGTGCTGCTGGTCCTGGTGGGTGGCGTGGCGCTGCTCTACGGGGTGGTGCGGACCGCCGGCCCCGACCTCGGCGGCGTCGGTCTGCTCGGGACGGTGGCGATCGGCGTGGGGTGGGCCGGGTGGCTGCTGGGCCCACGGGTGCGCATCCCGGTCGTGCTCTCCCTGGGCGTGCTGGCCGCGGGCGGCGGCCTGGTGGCGGTGCTGTCGCCGCTGGGACCCGTGGTCGTCGGCCTGGCCGCGCTGTTCGCCGCCACCGCGCTGGACCCGGTGGTGGCGGCGGGGATCGCCGGCGTCGGCCTCGCCTGCGCCGCGGTCACCGGGCACGCCCTCGCCCCGCCGGCCGGTGCGGCGGCGGGTGCCCTGGCCGGGCTGCTCATCGGCACCGTGCGGCGCCAGCGGCGGGCCCGCGAGCACCAGGCCGCCGAGCTGGCGCGGGCGCGCGAGCGGGCCGAACTGGAGCGCGGGCGCGCCGAGCTGCTGGCCGAGCGCAACCGGATCGCCCGCGAGGTCCACGACGTGCTGGCGCACACCCTGTCCGCCGTGTCGGTCCAGCTGACCGCGGTCGACGCCCTGGTGGCGGACGGCGCGGGGGCGACCGCCGTGCGCGCCGGCCTCGACCGCACCCGGCGGCTGGTGGTGGAGGGCCTGGTCGAGACCCGGCGCGCGGTGCGGGCGCTGCGCGACGAACCGGTGGCCCTGGCCGACCAGCTCGCCGCCCTGACCCGCGACGACGGCGCGGCCCTCCGGGTCGACGGCACCGCCCGCCCGCTGCCGCCCGCGGCCGGCCTGGCGCTGCTGCGCGTGGCGCAGGAGGCGCTGACCAACGCCCGCAAGCACGCCCCGGGCGGCGAGGTCACCGTCCACCTGGTCTTCGGCGAGCGGACCGCGCGGGTGCGCGTCACCAACACCGCCCCGGACGGGCCGGGCGCCCTGGCACCCACCGGCGGCGGCTACGGGTTGACCGGGTTGGCGGAACGCGTCGACCTGCTCGGCGGTAGCTTCACCACCGGTCCCGAGGACGGCGGGTGGCGGGTCGAGGCGGAGGTGCCGGCGTGA
- a CDS encoding DUF1453 family protein: MTWIDWLVDVALIGVVVLQLVGRRLTARGLLVPVVLVSWAGAHYLDGIPTAGNDLVLIALAVALGAGLGVGAGVLTRVSRRDDGAVFARATAWAAVLWVLGMGIRLVFQFYATHGGAVAVARFSADHLLDARAWVTALVLMAFAEVFGRTAVVWLRGQGVRRAVRAGAA, encoded by the coding sequence ATGACCTGGATCGATTGGTTGGTGGACGTCGCCCTCATCGGCGTGGTGGTGCTGCAGTTGGTCGGCAGGCGGTTGACGGCGCGCGGGTTGCTGGTGCCGGTGGTGCTCGTCTCCTGGGCGGGCGCGCACTACCTGGACGGCATCCCCACGGCGGGCAACGACCTGGTGCTGATCGCCCTCGCGGTCGCGCTCGGCGCGGGTCTCGGCGTCGGGGCCGGGGTGCTGACGCGGGTGTCCCGGCGGGACGACGGCGCGGTGTTCGCGCGGGCCACCGCGTGGGCGGCGGTGCTGTGGGTGCTGGGCATGGGCATCCGGCTGGTGTTCCAGTTCTACGCCACCCACGGCGGCGCGGTGGCGGTCGCCCGGTTCAGCGCGGACCACCTGCTCGACGCCCGGGCGTGGGTGACGGCGCTGGTGCTCATGGCGTTCGCGGAGGTGTTCGGGCGCACCGCCGTGGTGTGGCTGCGCGGGCAGGGAGTGCGTCGCGCGGTGCGCGCCGGTGCCGCGTGA
- a CDS encoding AfsR/SARP family transcriptional regulator, whose product MLRFRVLGDIQVVVDGVPVAIAHRQQLGVLATLLVDVNTAVPLDVLADRVWGEHPPRRPRQALYTYLSRLRTSLDGVAGVAITRGPRGYALETDPDTVDLHRFRRLVGQAGGTDDTAARCAVLTEALSLWTGPAFAGVDSPWFVGTRAVLDNEHLAARLDRYDASLALGGHDALLPALSVAADEHPLDERVAGQLLLALVRGGRRHEALHRYEALRAALAEELGVDPGPALRELHQRILTADPALAAPEPAPAAPATPVPRQLPAAPASFTGRDRELAELVDAHAGAGVLTAISGPGGIGKTWLALHWSHRFADRFPDGQLFVNLRGFDPGGQPAPPEAVLRGFLEALGVAPHAVPTGLDTLTARYRSLLADKRVLVVLDNARDTEQVVPLLPGTAAATVLVTSRDRLTGLVGAHSAHALLLDVLSPAAARALLAHRLGDARLTAEPDAVRDLIARCAGLPVALGIVAARATVHPDLPLATWADELRDEAERLDALDDGDPHASLSAVLSWSTAALDRPHAEAFGLLGAAPGPDIGVAAAAALCGLTRPRAAAVLRVLERVSLAQQHSAGRYRMHDLVRLYAGARPEPGERAAALRRLVDFYLHTAVTADRFLEPHRRPLDTAPTVPEHPYPVADNAAAMTWFAAEHACVAAAQQTAADHGWDTAAWQLAWAVNTFHIRTGRHHDLLALWQHGAAAADRVGDSATRALVHRYVGNAHGTVGDFATCSRHLVEALAVVERAGDEAGRALIHRDLAIVSEQLGDFPAALEHATRTMDIVERLDNPTWQADAHNTVGWYLARLGRYAEAHEHCEIALSQCRLHRDRNGEGNTLDTLGYVSHQRGHHADGIRYYEASAALWRELGYTHELVVSLDGCGQVHADLGNADEARSLWGEALELCVAQRRDTEADGLRQRLLAL is encoded by the coding sequence GTGCTGCGATTCCGCGTGCTCGGGGACATCCAGGTCGTCGTGGACGGCGTGCCGGTGGCGATCGCGCACCGCCAGCAGCTCGGCGTGCTCGCCACGCTGCTCGTCGACGTCAACACCGCCGTGCCGCTCGACGTCCTGGCCGACCGCGTGTGGGGCGAGCACCCGCCCCGCCGACCGCGCCAGGCCCTCTACACCTACCTGTCCCGGCTGCGCACCTCGCTCGACGGGGTCGCGGGCGTCGCCATCACCCGGGGGCCGCGCGGTTACGCCCTGGAGACCGACCCCGACACCGTCGACCTGCACCGCTTCCGCCGCCTGGTCGGGCAGGCCGGCGGTACCGACGACACCGCGGCGAGGTGCGCGGTCCTCACCGAGGCGCTGTCGCTGTGGACGGGACCCGCGTTCGCCGGCGTGGACAGCCCGTGGTTCGTAGGGACGCGCGCCGTGCTGGACAACGAGCACCTGGCGGCGCGCCTGGACCGGTACGACGCGAGCCTGGCCCTCGGCGGGCACGACGCCCTGCTGCCCGCCCTGTCGGTCGCGGCCGACGAGCACCCGCTCGACGAGCGCGTGGCGGGCCAACTGCTGCTCGCGCTGGTCCGCGGCGGGCGCAGGCACGAGGCGCTGCACCGCTACGAGGCCCTGCGCGCGGCGCTGGCCGAGGAGCTGGGCGTCGACCCCGGTCCCGCGCTGCGCGAGCTGCACCAGCGGATCCTCACCGCGGACCCGGCCCTCGCCGCACCGGAACCGGCACCCGCCGCGCCCGCGACCCCGGTGCCCCGGCAGCTGCCCGCCGCACCGGCGTCGTTCACCGGCCGGGACCGCGAACTCGCCGAACTCGTCGACGCGCACGCCGGCGCGGGCGTGCTCACCGCGATCAGCGGCCCCGGCGGGATCGGCAAGACGTGGCTGGCACTGCACTGGTCGCACCGGTTCGCCGACCGGTTCCCCGACGGCCAGCTGTTCGTGAACCTGCGCGGGTTCGACCCGGGCGGGCAGCCTGCCCCGCCGGAGGCCGTGCTCCGGGGGTTCCTCGAAGCCCTGGGCGTGGCGCCGCACGCCGTGCCGACCGGCCTGGACACCCTCACCGCGCGGTACCGCAGCCTGCTGGCGGACAAGCGGGTGCTGGTCGTGCTGGACAACGCCCGCGACACCGAGCAGGTCGTCCCGCTGCTGCCCGGCACCGCCGCGGCGACGGTCCTGGTCACCAGCAGGGACCGGCTGACCGGCCTGGTCGGCGCCCACAGCGCGCACGCGCTGCTGCTGGACGTGCTCTCCCCGGCGGCGGCCCGCGCCCTGCTGGCCCACCGCCTCGGCGACGCGCGGCTGACCGCCGAACCCGACGCGGTGCGCGACCTGATCGCCCGCTGCGCCGGGCTGCCCGTCGCGCTGGGCATCGTCGCCGCGCGCGCCACCGTGCACCCGGACCTCCCGCTGGCCACGTGGGCCGACGAGCTGCGCGACGAGGCCGAGCGGCTCGACGCCCTGGACGACGGCGACCCGCACGCCAGCCTGTCCGCGGTGCTGTCCTGGTCCACCGCCGCCCTGGACCGGCCGCACGCCGAGGCGTTCGGCCTGCTCGGCGCGGCACCCGGCCCGGACATCGGCGTGGCCGCGGCGGCCGCGCTGTGCGGCCTGACCAGGCCCCGCGCCGCCGCCGTGCTGCGGGTGCTCGAACGCGTGTCCTTGGCGCAGCAGCACTCCGCCGGCCGCTACCGCATGCACGACCTCGTCAGGCTCTACGCGGGCGCCAGGCCCGAGCCCGGGGAGCGCGCGGCCGCCCTGCGCAGGCTGGTCGACTTCTACCTGCACACCGCGGTCACCGCCGACCGCTTCCTGGAACCGCACCGGCGACCGCTCGACACCGCCCCGACCGTGCCGGAGCACCCGTACCCGGTGGCCGACAACGCGGCCGCGATGACGTGGTTCGCCGCCGAGCACGCCTGCGTGGCGGCCGCCCAGCAGACCGCCGCCGACCACGGCTGGGACACCGCCGCGTGGCAGCTCGCCTGGGCGGTGAACACGTTCCACATCCGCACCGGCAGGCACCACGACCTGCTGGCCCTGTGGCAGCACGGCGCGGCGGCCGCCGACCGGGTCGGCGACAGCGCGACGCGGGCGCTGGTCCACCGCTACGTGGGCAACGCCCACGGGACCGTCGGCGACTTCGCCACGTGCTCGCGGCACCTGGTCGAGGCGCTGGCCGTGGTCGAGCGGGCCGGGGACGAGGCGGGCCGGGCGCTCATCCACCGCGACCTCGCGATCGTCAGCGAACAGCTGGGGGACTTCCCGGCGGCGCTGGAGCACGCCACCCGCACGATGGACATCGTCGAGCGGCTGGACAACCCCACCTGGCAGGCGGACGCGCACAACACGGTCGGCTGGTACCTGGCCCGGCTGGGGCGCTACGCCGAGGCGCACGAGCACTGCGAGATCGCCCTGAGCCAGTGCCGGCTGCACCGGGACCGCAACGGCGAGGGCAACACCCTGGACACCCTCGGCTACGTCTCGCACCAGCGGGGGCACCACGCCGACGGGATCCGGTACTACGAGGCGTCCGCGGCGCTGTGGCGGGAACTCGGCTACACCCACGAGCTCGTGGTCAGCCTGGACGGGTGCGGCCAGGTCCACGCCGACCTGGGCAACGCCGACGAGGCCCGCTCCCTGTGGGGCGAGGCGCTGGAGCTGTGCGTGGCGCAGCGCCGCGACACCGAGGCGGACGGACTGCGACAGCGGCTGCTGGCCCTGTGA